A genomic region of Lachnoclostridium edouardi contains the following coding sequences:
- the moaC gene encoding cyclic pyranopterin monophosphate synthase MoaC — protein MEFTHVDQMGNAVMVDVGEKAVTSRRAVAAGKIYMSRRCFKAVKQGQCKKGDVLGVAQIGGIMGTKKTADLIPLCHPINLTKSSVEFVLHEEEASVEAVCTVSCQGRTGVEMEALTGVTAALLTVYDMCKAIDRGMRIQDVHLVEKQGGKSGDFYCEGHYD, from the coding sequence ATGGAATTTACCCATGTGGATCAAATGGGAAACGCGGTTATGGTAGACGTTGGAGAAAAGGCAGTAACCAGCCGCAGAGCCGTGGCAGCAGGAAAAATCTATATGAGCCGCCGGTGCTTTAAGGCGGTGAAGCAGGGACAGTGTAAAAAGGGGGACGTGCTGGGAGTGGCTCAAATCGGAGGAATTATGGGCACAAAGAAAACGGCAGATTTGATTCCCCTGTGCCACCCTATAAATCTGACAAAAAGCAGTGTGGAATTTGTTTTACATGAGGAAGAAGCTTCTGTGGAGGCAGTGTGCACTGTTTCCTGCCAGGGAAGGACCGGCGTGGAGATGGAGGCCCTAACCGGGGTCACGGCTGCTCTTCTCACAGTGTACGATATGTGCAAGGCCATTGACAGGGGGATGAGAATCCAGGATGTGCATTTAGTGGAAAAGCAGGGAGGAAAAAGCGGAGACTTTTACTGCGAGGGGCATTATGATTGA
- a CDS encoding sulfate/molybdate ABC transporter ATP-binding protein yields the protein MSLSVQIEKRFPDFHLQADFHAESGILGLLGASGSGKSMTLRCIAGIEKPDRGKIVLDGKVLFDSEKKINLPPQKRQVGYLFQNYALFPNMTVKQNILCGIKGSGRQAEDGEINEIVNLLQLQGLEERRPHQLSGGQQQRTALARILVSRPAILMLDEPFSALDSYLRDKLQIEMRELLKNFKGPVLMVTHSRDEAYHLCGRIGFMDRGRLEQVRETKGLFADPGTKQAALMTGCKNIVEAEKAGDRQVYVPKWGTTFHTKKQVEDNLWGIGIRAHYFNPEETKNCYSITPIDEMEEPFEWIVRFRYTGQNQNSEEIWWRMAKEKRPPRLPSCIGVAPEDILLLYEGA from the coding sequence GTGAGTCTGAGTGTACAGATTGAAAAAAGATTTCCTGACTTTCATCTTCAGGCGGATTTTCATGCAGAATCGGGGATATTAGGACTTTTAGGCGCCTCAGGCAGCGGGAAAAGCATGACTCTTAGATGTATTGCAGGAATTGAAAAACCAGACCGGGGAAAAATTGTTTTAGATGGAAAGGTGTTATTTGACAGCGAGAAAAAAATCAATCTGCCTCCCCAAAAAAGACAGGTAGGATATTTGTTTCAAAACTACGCTTTATTTCCCAACATGACAGTAAAACAAAATATTTTATGCGGCATAAAAGGGTCCGGCAGACAGGCGGAGGATGGGGAAATCAATGAGATTGTAAATCTTCTGCAGCTGCAGGGGCTGGAAGAGAGAAGGCCGCATCAGCTTTCCGGAGGCCAGCAGCAAAGGACGGCTTTAGCCAGAATACTAGTAAGCCGGCCTGCCATACTTATGCTGGACGAGCCGTTTTCCGCTTTGGACAGCTATTTAAGAGACAAGCTGCAGATTGAGATGAGGGAGCTTTTAAAGAATTTTAAAGGTCCTGTGCTTATGGTCACTCACAGCAGGGACGAAGCCTATCATTTGTGCGGCAGAATCGGTTTCATGGACAGGGGAAGACTGGAGCAGGTCAGGGAGACGAAAGGGTTGTTTGCAGATCCGGGGACAAAACAGGCAGCTCTTATGACAGGCTGCAAAAATATAGTGGAGGCGGAAAAAGCAGGGGACAGGCAGGTGTACGTGCCTAAATGGGGAACTACTTTTCACACCAAAAAGCAGGTGGAGGACAACCTTTGGGGAATTGGAATCAGAGCTCATTATTTTAACCCGGAGGAAACAAAAAACTGTTACAGTATTACTCCCATAGATGAAATGGAGGAGCCTTTTGAGTGGATTGTCAGATTCCGGTATACAGGGCAGAACCAGAATTCAGAGGAAATTTGGTGGAGAATGGCAAAGGAAAAAAGGCCGCCAAGGCTGCCCTCCTGTATTGGAGTTGCCCCTGAGGACATATTGCTGCTGTATGAGGGCGCCTAA
- a CDS encoding MOSC domain-containing protein, with protein sequence MGKVLAVCISEKRGTEKKQIPAGDFKENWGIAEDAHAGRWHRQVSLLSAGKIEEFNKLGAQVDYGEFGENLVVEGIDFSALPVGARLRCNQVVLEITQIGKECHSHCNIYNRMGDCIMPREGVFAAVISGGRIAPGDNMEIIPYEGKRPFQAAVITLSDKGFRGERVDKSGPAIEDRLKKEGYEIIERLLLPDDEEALKSQLIRLCDQRQPDLILTTGGTGFSQRDITPEATMAVAHRNAPGIAEAIRAYSMKITSRAMLSRGVSVIRGRTLIINLPGSLKAVEESMDSFLNVIPHGIELLREEAHDCGEKGKN encoded by the coding sequence ATGGGAAAAGTACTGGCTGTCTGCATCAGCGAAAAAAGAGGAACAGAGAAAAAACAGATACCGGCCGGAGATTTTAAGGAGAACTGGGGAATTGCAGAGGACGCCCATGCAGGCAGATGGCACAGGCAGGTGAGCCTGTTAAGCGCTGGAAAAATAGAAGAGTTTAACAAACTGGGAGCCCAGGTGGATTACGGCGAATTTGGGGAGAATCTGGTGGTGGAGGGAATTGATTTTTCCGCTTTGCCGGTAGGCGCCAGACTAAGGTGCAACCAGGTGGTTTTGGAAATCACCCAGATTGGAAAAGAATGCCACAGCCACTGTAATATATACAACAGAATGGGCGACTGCATTATGCCCAGGGAAGGCGTATTTGCGGCTGTGATTTCAGGGGGAAGGATTGCCCCCGGGGACAATATGGAAATCATTCCTTACGAGGGAAAACGGCCCTTCCAGGCTGCCGTTATCACCTTGTCAGATAAAGGTTTCCGGGGGGAGAGAGTAGACAAAAGCGGCCCTGCTATAGAGGACAGGCTGAAAAAAGAGGGATATGAAATTATAGAGCGGCTGCTGCTTCCAGACGATGAGGAAGCCTTAAAAAGCCAGCTGATCAGACTGTGCGATCAAAGACAGCCTGACTTGATTCTCACAACAGGAGGCACAGGATTTTCCCAAAGAGACATAACCCCGGAGGCCACAATGGCAGTGGCCCACAGAAATGCTCCTGGAATTGCTGAAGCTATCAGAGCATATTCAATGAAAATCACTTCCAGGGCCATGTTGTCCAGAGGCGTATCTGTAATCAGGGGAAGAACCTTAATTATTAACCTGCCTGGCAGTTTAAAGGCTGTGGAGGAAAGCATGGACAGCTTTTTAAATGTAATTCCCCATGGCATAGAGCTTTTAAGAGAGGAAGCCCATGACTGCGGTGAAAAGGGAAAGAATTAA
- the moaA gene encoding GTP 3',8-cyclase MoaA produces the protein MIDQFQRNIDYLRISITEECNLRCAYCMPVKWQNQNKREIPDKYLTSREIIRLTGLFETLGIKKIKITGGEPLLRKDVSHIIAGLKSISGIRQVTLTTNGIFLEEKAEALKKAGVHGINVSLDTLDEDFYCKLTGGKGNLNQVLKGIQAGRRLQIPIKINAVLLKNEKEHWKNLTELLKEGIPVRFIELMPLGLGRKMEGITGEEALAQLKIMYPDLKETKKALGAGPARYFESAGLKAPVGLIDAVTNKFCTGCNRVRLTSQGILKPCLCYDYGVDLKKLLRQGKTDQEILREIKKAVYEKPRGHCFGQSDNIAESKMMWQIGG, from the coding sequence ATGATTGACCAGTTTCAGAGAAATATTGATTATTTAAGAATCTCTATTACAGAAGAGTGTAATCTGCGCTGCGCCTACTGTATGCCTGTAAAATGGCAAAATCAAAATAAAAGAGAAATACCAGATAAATATTTAACCTCCAGGGAGATTATCAGGCTTACAGGGCTTTTTGAGACCTTGGGCATTAAGAAAATAAAAATCACAGGAGGAGAACCTCTTTTAAGGAAAGATGTTTCCCATATAATTGCCGGTTTGAAAAGCATTTCCGGTATTAGGCAGGTAACTTTAACTACAAACGGGATTTTCCTGGAGGAAAAAGCAGAGGCTTTAAAAAAAGCAGGAGTCCACGGGATCAACGTAAGCCTGGACACATTGGATGAGGATTTTTATTGTAAGCTTACTGGAGGAAAGGGAAATCTGAATCAGGTATTAAAAGGAATCCAGGCTGGCAGAAGGCTGCAGATTCCTATAAAAATTAACGCTGTGCTTTTGAAAAACGAAAAGGAACATTGGAAGAATTTAACAGAGCTTTTAAAAGAAGGAATTCCTGTGCGGTTTATTGAATTGATGCCCTTAGGTTTGGGAAGGAAGATGGAAGGAATCACAGGAGAAGAGGCCTTAGCCCAGTTAAAGATTATGTATCCTGATTTAAAGGAGACAAAAAAAGCCTTAGGCGCAGGCCCTGCCAGATACTTTGAAAGCGCCGGGCTGAAAGCTCCTGTAGGTCTTATTGACGCTGTTACCAATAAATTCTGCACAGGCTGCAACAGGGTCCGTCTTACTAGTCAGGGAATTTTAAAACCATGCCTTTGTTATGATTATGGAGTAGATTTAAAAAAGCTTCTGCGCCAGGGGAAAACAGATCAGGAGATTTTGCGGGAAATAAAGAAAGCTGTTTATGAGAAACCAAGGGGCCACTGTTTCGGCCAATCAGATAATATTGCAGAAAGTAAAATGATGTGGCAGATTGGAGGATGA
- a CDS encoding XdhC family protein encodes MELMKQLKKLLEEEKDCILAVIIEGRGSAPREAGACMTIGPSGRLFGTIGGGMLEKRCIDLGVKFLEEKKSSREKFCLSKEETADLGMICGGDVEVLFSFISQEAKNNLRGQLQKGETKGIRENLWFYLPVNGDEPFFQDNESQAVEKDRGFFHISGKPCYGIRLVSQSKVFIFGGGHLAQETVPLLSHVGFRCIVIDDREEFSRKELFPEAEETWTVDFEKLAGKFAVSEKDYICVMTRGHLGDTEVLRYALTTPACYIGAVGSRAKKEIVNKKLKEYGFTENQIKRIISPIGLDIFSETPAEIGVSIAAQLILVRGKQNRTKTT; translated from the coding sequence ATGGAGCTTATGAAGCAGCTTAAAAAGCTTTTGGAGGAAGAAAAAGACTGTATTCTCGCTGTAATTATAGAAGGCAGAGGAAGCGCCCCCAGGGAGGCAGGAGCCTGTATGACTATAGGCCCATCCGGCAGACTTTTTGGAACCATAGGCGGGGGAATGCTGGAAAAAAGATGTATTGATCTGGGAGTAAAGTTTTTAGAAGAAAAAAAGTCCTCCAGAGAGAAATTTTGTCTGTCTAAAGAAGAGACGGCAGATCTGGGAATGATTTGCGGAGGAGATGTGGAGGTGCTGTTTTCTTTTATCTCTCAGGAGGCAAAAAATAATCTGAGAGGGCAGCTTCAAAAGGGAGAGACAAAGGGGATCAGGGAAAATCTGTGGTTTTACCTTCCTGTAAATGGAGATGAGCCTTTTTTTCAGGATAATGAAAGTCAGGCTGTGGAAAAGGATCGGGGATTTTTTCACATAAGTGGAAAACCTTGTTACGGGATCAGGCTGGTGTCTCAGTCAAAGGTTTTTATTTTTGGAGGAGGCCATTTGGCCCAGGAGACGGTGCCTCTTTTGTCCCATGTAGGATTCCGATGTATTGTAATAGACGACAGGGAGGAATTTTCCAGAAAAGAATTGTTTCCGGAGGCAGAGGAAACCTGGACAGTTGATTTTGAAAAGCTGGCAGGGAAGTTTGCTGTCAGTGAAAAGGATTATATCTGCGTGATGACAAGAGGGCATTTGGGGGATACAGAAGTACTGAGATACGCCTTAACTACGCCTGCCTGTTATATTGGGGCGGTGGGCAGCAGGGCAAAAAAGGAAATTGTAAATAAGAAATTAAAAGAATATGGCTTCACAGAAAATCAGATTAAAAGAATTATATCTCCTATTGGTCTGGATATATTCAGCGAGACCCCGGCGGAGATTGGAGTAAGCATTGCAGCTCAGCTGATTTTGGTCCGGGGAAAACAAAATCGGACCAAAACCACCTAA
- a CDS encoding TIGR04100 family radical SAM protein, with amino-acid sequence MTILYRVHHNLYVNMTNKCPCACTFCLRQTRDEMEGSGSLWLKREPSVEEIKKEFEKFDLSQFEEVVFCGFGEPTERFDDLIQVAAFVKQTYGKPIRINTNGLGNLINNRNIAPDMKNIIDTISISLNTPNAEKYLELTRSKFGQISFQAMLNFAGEAKKYVPNVVLSTVATTLTKEEEAQCSSICRNLGVTYRIRPWED; translated from the coding sequence ATGACGATTTTATACCGTGTTCACCACAATTTATATGTAAATATGACAAACAAATGTCCCTGCGCCTGCACCTTTTGCCTTCGCCAGACAAGGGATGAGATGGAGGGCTCCGGCAGCCTTTGGCTGAAACGGGAGCCTTCTGTAGAGGAAATTAAAAAGGAATTTGAGAAATTTGATTTAAGCCAGTTTGAGGAAGTAGTTTTCTGCGGTTTTGGGGAGCCTACAGAGCGCTTTGACGATTTAATTCAGGTAGCTGCCTTTGTAAAGCAAACATATGGAAAGCCTATTCGTATTAATACTAACGGCCTGGGCAACCTTATTAATAACAGGAATATTGCACCTGATATGAAAAACATAATAGACACAATTTCTATTAGTCTTAATACTCCTAATGCAGAAAAATATTTGGAATTAACCAGAAGTAAATTTGGACAGATCAGCTTTCAGGCAATGCTTAATTTTGCCGGGGAGGCAAAAAAATATGTGCCCAATGTAGTTTTATCTACAGTGGCCACTACTTTGACAAAAGAGGAGGAGGCACAGTGCAGCTCCATCTGCCGTAACCTGGGAGTTACATACAGAATACGCCCCTGGGAGGACTAA
- a CDS encoding IS1634 family transposase, with protein MAYFLKKTTLKGRTYLAIYDSFYNQEKKGAAHKCYKSLGSVETLKKNGMEDPISFYQQEVALLNQQRKEEGVRKISDISPTLYLGYFPLKAILEKLKIQKYVNYFHLTYDFQFDLYELISTLVYARGVCPCSKNRTFHDVLPNLYHSSHYSYDQLLDGLAFLGENYEKFIEIFTVQTAAVYGLDTSNSYFDCTNFYFEIDREDDFRKKGPSKENKKEPIIGLGLLLDRNQIPVGMKMYPGNESEKPILRDVIDGLKNRNNIMGKTIHVADKGLNCAQNIAFSKQNGDGYLFSKSVKTLPSTEKTWVLLEQDYKDVKDKSGKLLYRYKSCIDTFPYSIEYNGKKQTIMLTEKRLVTYNPSLAAKKRYEINRLVEKAKALTLSQAKRNDFGEAGKYVDFTDKTGNKAKTRINQAAIDKDLELAGYNLLVTSETQMTDQDIYCTYHNLWRIEESFKIMKSDLDARPVFLQKENTIKGHFWICYLTVL; from the coding sequence ATGGCATATTTTTTAAAAAAGACAACTTTAAAAGGCAGAACTTATCTTGCGATTTATGACAGTTTTTATAATCAGGAAAAAAAGGGGGCAGCTCACAAATGCTACAAATCCCTTGGCTCTGTAGAAACACTGAAAAAGAACGGCATGGAAGATCCAATCTCTTTTTACCAACAAGAAGTAGCTCTCTTAAACCAGCAACGAAAAGAAGAAGGTGTCCGCAAAATTTCTGACATTTCTCCAACTCTTTATCTTGGATACTTTCCACTGAAAGCAATCCTTGAGAAATTAAAAATCCAAAAGTATGTGAATTATTTTCATCTTACATATGATTTTCAGTTCGATCTTTATGAATTGATTTCTACATTAGTCTACGCAAGAGGTGTATGCCCATGCAGTAAAAACAGGACATTCCACGATGTGCTTCCCAATCTGTACCATTCGTCGCATTATTCCTATGATCAGCTTCTTGATGGTCTTGCCTTTTTGGGAGAAAACTATGAAAAGTTTATCGAGATCTTTACTGTACAAACTGCGGCTGTTTATGGACTGGATACTTCAAACTCTTACTTTGATTGTACGAATTTCTATTTTGAAATAGACAGGGAGGATGATTTCAGAAAAAAAGGACCGAGCAAAGAAAACAAAAAGGAACCCATCATCGGTCTTGGGCTCCTTTTGGATCGGAACCAGATTCCGGTCGGTATGAAGATGTATCCGGGAAATGAGTCAGAAAAACCCATTCTACGTGATGTGATTGATGGACTTAAAAATAGGAACAATATCATGGGAAAAACCATCCATGTCGCAGACAAAGGACTTAATTGTGCACAAAACATTGCGTTTTCAAAACAGAATGGAGATGGTTATCTGTTTTCAAAATCTGTAAAAACCTTGCCTTCGACAGAAAAAACCTGGGTATTATTAGAACAGGATTACAAAGATGTCAAAGATAAAAGCGGAAAACTTTTATACCGCTATAAAAGCTGTATTGATACTTTTCCTTATTCCATAGAGTATAACGGAAAAAAACAGACCATTATGCTTACAGAGAAACGCCTGGTTACCTACAATCCTTCCCTTGCTGCAAAAAAAAGATATGAAATAAACCGCCTTGTAGAAAAAGCAAAAGCACTTACCCTGTCACAAGCCAAAAGGAATGACTTTGGAGAAGCAGGAAAATATGTGGATTTCACAGATAAAACAGGAAATAAAGCAAAAACAAGGATTAATCAGGCTGCCATCGATAAGGACCTCGAACTTGCCGGATACAATCTTCTGGTCACATCCGAAACCCAGATGACAGATCAGGATATTTACTGTACTTACCATAATCTGTGGAGAATTGAAGAATCCTTTAAGATTATGAAATCAGACCTGGATGCACGGCCGGTATTTCTTCAAAAAGAAAATACGATTAAAGGCCACTTTTGGATTTGTTATTTAACAGTTCTCTAA
- a CDS encoding S8 family peptidase, producing the protein MRRRFSAFVTAAAFSIISLAQAFPAYAKQSDEAFHTFAVGPGLINLSPEDQYATYQWGLKNDGEFQAIELKQKFTDIGAIYSNVPNPIGLIGLPRSNGPDSYSQVVTNAVPGIDINVLPAWKAYSAATNKRQVIVAVIDTGIDINHPDLKNSIWVNEDEIPGDGIDNDGNGFVDDVNGWNFFDNNNQVYTGNEDDHGTHVAGTIAASRGDGGITGIADNSQVKIMSIKALGTSSGTGTPEMIVQAIKYAEANGASICNLSSGTLKYSQELADAIQNSNMLFIVAAGNGDTNGIGYSIDDNPIYPAAFPYDNIISVANLMFDGSLDTSSNFGAASVDIAAPGSYIVSTISNGYGFMSGTSMAAPMVTGVAAMIYASDANLSLADVKNRILQTARPLEQLQGKVATGGMLDAGAAMTYGQSS; encoded by the coding sequence ATGCGGAGACGTTTTTCTGCCTTTGTCACTGCTGCGGCCTTTAGTATTATTTCTCTGGCACAGGCTTTTCCTGCCTATGCTAAGCAGTCGGACGAAGCTTTTCATACATTTGCAGTGGGACCGGGCCTTATTAATTTATCCCCGGAAGATCAGTACGCTACATACCAGTGGGGATTAAAAAATGACGGTGAATTTCAGGCCATAGAATTGAAGCAGAAATTTACAGATATTGGAGCTATATACAGCAATGTTCCCAACCCTATCGGCCTGATCGGCCTGCCCCGCTCCAACGGACCTGATTCTTATTCTCAGGTGGTGACAAACGCTGTTCCCGGAATAGATATTAACGTACTTCCCGCCTGGAAAGCCTATTCTGCAGCCACCAATAAAAGACAAGTAATTGTAGCTGTTATTGACACAGGCATTGATATTAACCATCCTGATTTGAAAAATTCTATATGGGTAAATGAAGACGAGATTCCCGGAGACGGCATTGACAATGACGGCAACGGCTTTGTAGATGATGTAAACGGGTGGAATTTTTTTGACAATAATAATCAGGTGTACACAGGAAATGAGGACGACCACGGCACTCACGTAGCCGGCACTATCGCCGCCTCACGAGGGGACGGCGGAATAACAGGCATAGCTGACAACAGTCAGGTAAAAATTATGTCCATCAAAGCCCTGGGCACCTCCTCCGGAACCGGCACTCCTGAAATGATTGTACAGGCCATTAAATATGCCGAGGCTAACGGAGCTTCCATCTGCAATCTTAGCTCCGGCACCTTAAAATACAGCCAGGAGCTGGCGGATGCAATTCAGAATTCTAACATGCTGTTTATTGTAGCCGCCGGAAACGGGGATACAAACGGCATAGGCTACAGCATCGACGATAATCCGATTTATCCTGCCGCCTTCCCCTATGACAATATTATTTCAGTGGCCAATTTAATGTTTGACGGAAGCCTGGATACCAGCTCCAACTTTGGCGCTGCAAGCGTTGATATTGCGGCCCCCGGCTCCTATATTGTCAGCACAATTTCAAATGGTTACGGATTTATGAGCGGAACCTCTATGGCAGCTCCTATGGTAACAGGAGTTGCAGCCATGATATATGCCTCGGACGCCAATTTAAGTCTGGCAGACGTAAAAAACAGAATTCTTCAGACTGCTCGGCCTTTAGAACAGCTTCAGGGCAAGGTGGCTACCGGCGGCATGTTGGACGCAGGAGCCGCCATGACTTACGGTCAGTCCTCCTGA
- the modB gene encoding molybdate ABC transporter permease subunit, which produces MDWYPLINSLRIAAISSIIVFFTGILAAYYVARLPKTIKGLLDVILTLPLVLPPTVVGYFLLLILGNKRPVGHLLAQWGIPFVMTWYGGIAAASVVAFPLMYRTARGAFESFDETLADAGRTLGLSNSYIFWKIRMPYCRQGILAGTVLAFARALGEYGATSMLIGYTPGKTATISTTVYQLWRTNDGKGAFFWVMVNLSISAVVMTAVNVLEKKNRGAKG; this is translated from the coding sequence ATGGACTGGTATCCCTTAATAAATTCCCTGCGCATTGCGGCGATCAGCAGTATAATTGTATTTTTTACAGGTATTTTAGCCGCCTACTACGTAGCCAGGCTTCCTAAAACAATTAAAGGGCTTTTGGATGTGATTTTGACCCTGCCTTTAGTGCTGCCGCCTACAGTTGTCGGTTATTTTCTGCTGCTGATTTTAGGCAATAAAAGGCCTGTAGGCCATTTGCTGGCTCAATGGGGAATTCCCTTTGTAATGACCTGGTACGGGGGAATCGCCGCCGCCTCTGTGGTGGCATTTCCTCTTATGTACAGAACTGCCAGAGGGGCGTTTGAAAGCTTCGATGAAACTTTGGCGGACGCAGGAAGAACATTGGGCCTTTCCAACTCCTATATTTTCTGGAAAATCAGGATGCCCTACTGCAGACAGGGGATTTTGGCAGGTACAGTGCTGGCCTTTGCCAGGGCTCTTGGAGAATACGGGGCCACCAGTATGCTGATCGGCTATACTCCGGGAAAAACAGCTACAATATCTACTACAGTGTATCAGCTTTGGAGAACCAACGACGGAAAAGGGGCTTTTTTCTGGGTGATGGTAAACCTAAGCATTTCCGCTGTAGTAATGACGGCGGTGAACGTATTGGAAAAGAAAAACAGGGGGGCGAAAGGGTGA
- the modA gene encoding molybdate ABC transporter substrate-binding protein encodes MKKKAIQLGAAVMGVIMGLSLTACGSSEKTEAGKEETAAVSETKEEAKETELIVFAAASMTETLEKISEIYEEAVPGIKLTFNFDSSGTLKTQIQEGAECALFISAGQKQMDQLDIEADSQVNTEGLDYILQGSRINLLENKVTLCVADNSQSGIKSFEDMAEQLKNNQVLMAMGNSDVPVGQYTEKILEYFGLNQEELAKAGKITYGTNVKEVTTQISEGSVDFGIVYCTDAFSAGLNVTDEATAEMCGQVIYPAAVLKNSQHQAEAEAFLDFLTGDEAMNIFKEVGFSPAE; translated from the coding sequence ATGAAAAAGAAAGCTATTCAGTTAGGAGCAGCAGTAATGGGAGTGATTATGGGGCTTAGTCTGACAGCCTGCGGCAGTAGCGAAAAAACGGAGGCAGGTAAAGAGGAAACAGCTGCCGTATCTGAGACAAAAGAGGAGGCAAAGGAAACAGAGCTGATTGTCTTCGCCGCCGCTTCTATGACGGAAACTCTGGAAAAAATCAGTGAAATTTATGAGGAGGCTGTTCCAGGCATTAAGCTTACATTTAATTTTGATTCCTCAGGCACATTGAAAACTCAGATTCAGGAAGGGGCTGAATGTGCTCTGTTTATTTCAGCAGGCCAAAAGCAAATGGACCAGCTGGATATAGAGGCAGATTCTCAGGTAAATACAGAAGGTTTAGACTATATTTTACAGGGCTCCAGAATCAATCTTTTGGAGAACAAGGTTACTTTATGTGTGGCGGACAACAGTCAGTCAGGCATTAAAAGCTTTGAAGATATGGCGGAGCAGCTGAAAAATAATCAGGTTTTAATGGCAATGGGCAACAGCGACGTGCCTGTGGGACAGTACACTGAGAAGATTTTGGAATATTTTGGACTGAATCAGGAGGAGCTAGCAAAGGCAGGAAAGATTACATATGGAACAAATGTAAAAGAGGTTACTACTCAAATTTCAGAGGGCAGCGTAGACTTTGGAATTGTATATTGTACTGACGCCTTCAGCGCAGGCTTAAATGTTACAGATGAAGCTACGGCAGAAATGTGCGGCCAGGTGATTTACCCTGCGGCAGTATTAAAAAATTCACAGCATCAGGCAGAAGCAGAGGCGTTTTTAGACTTTCTCACTGGGGATGAGGCTATGAATATTTTTAAGGAAGTAGGATTTTCACCTGCAGAATAA
- a CDS encoding acyltransferase family protein has translation MEESQFRKKIHWFNFCFSLLVIWVHSANAELYLGRGQESYFVYQIEDFFSNVIGQIAVPGFFMISAYLFFRNFSWNQLMNKWNSRIKTILVPYIVWNFIYYMGYVIASRIDGLTEVVGKGVVPFHIWNAADAVMNYTYNYVFWYLYQLILLILLTPVLYGILKNKFAAVPFFYVVIWGIAEGKQFYYLNPDALFYYSVAAFIGINGRKLAETAWSKKRFWVGVLAAGAGIFCFHAYGKQQQALLLVMFRLLIPISLWLLVNEGRLAQARPWMKNNFFLYAVHFAIVRLINKTGAEFLPHVPAVPMLLYFAMPFLCAVISSFMAVCLKRWSPSAWRLLTGGRET, from the coding sequence ATGGAAGAGAGCCAGTTCAGGAAAAAAATTCATTGGTTTAATTTCTGCTTCAGCCTTCTTGTTATATGGGTGCACTCTGCAAATGCAGAGCTTTATCTGGGAAGGGGACAAGAGTCTTATTTTGTCTACCAGATAGAGGATTTTTTCAGCAACGTAATCGGTCAGATTGCAGTTCCCGGTTTCTTTATGATCTCTGCTTATCTTTTTTTTAGGAATTTCTCATGGAATCAGTTAATGAATAAATGGAATTCCAGAATCAAAACGATTCTGGTTCCTTATATTGTGTGGAATTTCATATACTATATGGGATATGTAATTGCCAGCCGCATTGACGGGCTGACAGAAGTAGTGGGAAAGGGAGTTGTCCCTTTTCACATCTGGAATGCTGCCGACGCAGTTATGAATTACACATATAATTATGTATTCTGGTATTTATACCAACTGATTCTTCTGATTCTTTTAACTCCTGTATTATATGGAATTTTGAAAAATAAGTTTGCTGCAGTTCCTTTTTTCTATGTAGTGATCTGGGGGATTGCAGAGGGAAAACAATTTTATTATTTAAATCCGGACGCTTTATTTTATTATTCTGTGGCTGCCTTTATTGGAATCAACGGCAGAAAACTGGCTGAGACGGCCTGGAGCAAAAAAAGATTTTGGGTTGGAGTTTTAGCAGCCGGAGCCGGGATTTTCTGCTTTCATGCATATGGAAAACAGCAGCAGGCGCTGCTTTTAGTAATGTTCCGGCTGTTGATCCCCATTTCTCTGTGGCTTTTAGTCAATGAGGGAAGGCTTGCCCAGGCAAGACCGTGGATGAAAAACAACTTCTTTTTATACGCAGTTCATTTTGCCATTGTTCGTCTGATAAATAAAACAGGGGCAGAGTTTCTGCCCCATGTTCCAGCTGTGCCTATGCTGCTTTATTTTGCTATGCCGTTTTTATGCGCTGTAATAAGCAGCTTTATGGCTGTATGCTTAAAACGGTGGTCTCCTTCTGCCTGGAGGCTGTTAACAGGAGGAAGAGAGACTTAA